CTCAATATCCTTTCACAAAAAATTATTTTATTCAACATTGTAATCAACGTTATGTTCCAAAAAAAGTTTCACGCTTATTCTTCTGAGGATAATCAGTTTGATATATATCAAATTAATTCACTAACAGCCGAGCGAAACTGTTCCATATCGAACCCCGATGGTTCAAAGGCTTGTTTATAACGAACAGAGCCGTCATTGCCAATAACAAATACAAATGGATGGTATGATGGTTGAGCTTGGGATGAATCTATTATGCTAAACTGTTTGCCAACCCTCAGATCTCTGTCGCAGTATAAATTGTCGCCGAGACCTTCATCATCTTTAAACCTCTTTGCTAATTTTAGCTTAATAGGCACAATAGCGGAAAGCCCGATTTTGAATCCGCTGGCTGTATCCGGCAGATTATTTTCCAGCTTATTGATTAATTCGGCTCCGTTTTTATCAGGGTTGACAAAAACAAGACAGGTAAACTTATCGCCCGACCTGTCAATAGGATCATGCATCCCGCCATTGATATCCGAAATCTTAAACTCCGAAATGTTAAAACCGTCTCTAATTACATTTATATTATCCATAATTCCTCCGTTATTTCAATCTATTCCACTGATGTTATATCTCAGATAAAATAACGCCTTTTCTTTGGTTTTCTAATTATAGCCAATCTTTTATTTTAAAAATAAAAAAGGTTATACCTATCACTATAAGCATCAAAAGCAGAGTGAAATAATAGCCAAGCTCCCATTCTAACTCCGGCATGTTTTTAAAATTCATTCCGTAAATTCCCGTAATAACCGAAAGCGGAAGCAATATGGCGGTAAACAGAGTTAGAGTTTTCATAATGCGGTTGGTTTTGTCCGATGAGACTGAAAAATAAGCTTCCATAACAGAGGTTAAAAGGTCGCGAAAATGGTCAGCCATATCATTCACATGTGAAAGATGGTCGTAAATGTCCCTGAAATAAATCAGTAAATCAGAGCTTGTTAGCTTGTATTCACCGCGCGAGAAACGCCACATAATATCGCGCTGAGCTAAGGCATTGCGTTTCAAGGTGGCTATATCTTCTTTAAGTTCGAATATCTTTTTCAATAGTTCCCTATCGGGATTGCCGCTAAACACCTCAGCCTCGTAAACATCTATTGTCTTAGCAATCAATTTCAATGTATTAACATAATTATCTACCAGATTATCAACCAGAGAATGAAATATATAATCCGCTCCCCGCGATAATATCCTGTCATCATGCAGGCACTTTTTCGCTAAAATATCTAAAGATGGAAATTTTTCTTTATGATAGCTGACGATATAATTTTTTCCTAAAAAGAAATCAATCTCCCTCGAACCGAGTTCGTCCTCGGTTATGTAATCCGTTGTCCTGAAAACCATAAACAAATAGTCTTTAAATACTTCTAGCTTGGGATAAGAAACATCAATGGCGTCTTCAATAATTAACGGGTGAAATTTGAAATCCGAGTACAATATATATGATTCATCCTCATCGGGAGCATCGAAATCTATCCA
The DNA window shown above is from Candidatus Zixiibacteriota bacterium and carries:
- the corA gene encoding magnesium/cobalt transporter CorA, encoding MIRTLQFNTETGCHVHEGILPFNDLISAKDSTFWIDFDAPDEDESYILYSDFKFHPLIIEDAIDVSYPKLEVFKDYLFMVFRTTDYITEDELGSREIDFFLGKNYIVSYHKEKFPSLDILAKKCLHDDRILSRGADYIFHSLVDNLVDNYVNTLKLIAKTIDVYEAEVFSGNPDRELLKKIFELKEDIATLKRNALAQRDIMWRFSRGEYKLTSSDLLIYFRDIYDHLSHVNDMADHFRDLLTSVMEAYFSVSSDKTNRIMKTLTLFTAILLPLSVITGIYGMNFKNMPELEWELGYYFTLLLMLIVIGITFFIFKIKDWL